A single Tenacibaculum sp. Bg11-29 DNA region contains:
- a CDS encoding GNAT family N-acetyltransferase, which translates to MEKQTNYTHLASKMTQTAFLNCYIRDVKQSGEKFFRKPKHDLVLASYFEERAHTKWLKIALNFLEQDVFCALSYYSLTGRHQYEFPCIVKDRNTGAIKELEFLALSELLIEEHNSTVSSKSNAAVQFVKSLENSKANTAAFLKFRNEITNDVSTIFNKEISFIDAEQSLLTGHSMHPVPKSRSRMTDEELFKYSPETKASFQIVYLLADSKFVLENSAREKDITTEIKEDLEDRGYITSEIEVLFDTHKDWKLVPIHPWELSYLKKNNTSVQKLISENKLIQLGALGPLYTPTSSVRTLYNKDSRFMVKLSLHVKITNSERCNLYHELLRGCEVSALFRTEFGAKFRASNPNFKIIEDPAYITLQDHEGIVIKGFNTSFRDNTKAIFNDKKVTMLGEICQDGVLGHSNRLYKNITHIAALDGISISEVSRKWFDLYLEFYLEGILDGYINFGMFFEAHGQNTMIELDEKGYPCNVYFRDSQGIIFRENKLKLAAAYIPDIALESHSFLSDDVLTPIYVNYIMISNIIGLVNTFGSNGLEEEHTLLKMVTKRLNKWKNKDDSGIIDFILKRRTWKVKSNLLTRLSGEDEAMNPVDGVIHVAYKNPLLYAHYENELLHPSSMDYCYENYFDKEGVVIKIRPFNINKDLNMVHDWFNRERALAFWKMDGSIKKLEAFYISLLDMDFSHAYIGEVNGETCFTFEPYWAMRDVVGGCYDAKPTDYGFHFLIATEEKEKRETVVCLKAVADYLFSFPQVEKCILEPDIAAKAMAIVLERAGFSIDKVIEQPHKTSNLFYNTRSNFFKQFPSLIKKELVLNK; encoded by the coding sequence ATGGAAAAACAAACTAATTACACGCATTTAGCTTCTAAGATGACCCAAACAGCTTTTTTAAACTGTTATATAAGAGATGTTAAGCAAAGTGGAGAAAAGTTTTTTAGAAAACCAAAACATGACTTAGTACTAGCTTCTTATTTTGAAGAAAGAGCACATACAAAGTGGTTGAAAATTGCATTAAATTTCTTAGAGCAAGATGTGTTTTGTGCTTTAAGTTATTATTCTTTAACAGGAAGACATCAGTATGAATTTCCTTGTATTGTTAAAGATAGAAATACTGGTGCTATTAAAGAGTTAGAATTTTTAGCTCTTTCTGAGTTATTAATAGAAGAACATAATTCTACTGTTTCTTCTAAATCAAATGCTGCTGTACAATTTGTTAAAAGTTTAGAAAATAGTAAAGCAAATACAGCAGCATTTTTAAAGTTTAGAAATGAAATAACGAATGATGTTTCAACTATTTTTAATAAAGAAATTTCATTTATTGATGCTGAGCAATCATTATTAACAGGGCATTCTATGCATCCAGTACCAAAAAGTAGGTCTAGAATGACAGATGAAGAATTGTTTAAGTATTCACCAGAAACCAAAGCAAGTTTTCAAATTGTTTATTTATTAGCTGATTCTAAATTTGTTTTAGAAAATAGTGCTAGAGAAAAGGATATTACAACGGAAATTAAAGAAGATTTAGAAGACCGAGGTTATATAACTTCTGAAATAGAAGTATTGTTTGATACTCATAAAGATTGGAAATTAGTGCCAATACATCCGTGGGAACTTTCTTATTTAAAGAAAAACAATACATCAGTTCAAAAATTAATTTCAGAAAATAAATTAATTCAATTAGGTGCTTTAGGACCTTTATATACACCAACTTCTTCTGTTAGAACTTTATACAATAAAGACAGTCGATTTATGGTTAAATTATCATTACACGTTAAAATAACAAATTCAGAACGTTGTAATTTATATCATGAATTATTAAGGGGATGTGAGGTTAGTGCATTGTTTAGAACAGAATTTGGAGCAAAGTTTAGAGCGTCAAATCCTAATTTTAAAATTATTGAAGATCCTGCTTATATTACATTACAAGATCATGAAGGTATTGTAATAAAAGGATTTAATACCAGTTTTAGAGATAATACAAAAGCTATTTTTAATGATAAAAAAGTAACAATGCTAGGTGAAATATGCCAAGATGGAGTTTTAGGGCATAGCAACCGGTTGTATAAAAATATAACACACATAGCAGCACTAGATGGTATTTCAATAAGTGAAGTCTCTAGAAAATGGTTTGATTTGTATTTAGAATTTTATTTGGAAGGAATTTTAGATGGCTATATTAATTTTGGTATGTTTTTCGAAGCGCATGGCCAGAATACTATGATCGAACTTGATGAAAAAGGATATCCTTGTAATGTGTATTTTAGAGATAGTCAAGGAATTATTTTTAGAGAAAATAAGTTAAAGTTAGCAGCTGCTTACATTCCTGATATTGCCTTAGAATCTCATTCTTTCCTTTCTGATGACGTACTCACACCTATCTATGTAAATTATATAATGATTAGTAACATTATAGGCTTGGTTAATACTTTTGGAAGTAACGGGCTAGAAGAGGAACATACTTTATTGAAAATGGTTACTAAGCGTCTTAACAAATGGAAAAATAAGGATGATTCAGGAATTATTGATTTCATTCTAAAAAGAAGAACATGGAAGGTGAAAAGTAATTTATTAACCCGATTAAGTGGAGAAGATGAGGCAATGAATCCTGTAGATGGAGTAATACATGTTGCTTATAAAAATCCTTTATTATATGCGCATTACGAAAATGAATTATTGCATCCTTCATCTATGGATTATTGTTATGAAAACTATTTTGATAAAGAAGGTGTAGTTATAAAAATTCGCCCTTTTAATATAAATAAAGATTTAAATATGGTTCATGATTGGTTTAATAGAGAACGAGCTTTAGCTTTTTGGAAGATGGATGGATCTATAAAAAAATTAGAGGCATTTTATATTTCTCTATTAGATATGGATTTTTCACATGCATATATAGGTGAAGTTAACGGAGAAACTTGTTTTACTTTTGAGCCTTACTGGGCAATGCGTGATGTTGTAGGTGGATGTTATGACGCTAAGCCTACCGATTATGGTTTTCATTTTTTAATAGCAACAGAAGAAAAAGAAAAGAGAGAAACAGTTGTTTGTTTAAAAGCGGTGGCAGACTATTTATTTAGTTTTCCGCAGGTAGAAAAGTGTATTCTAGAACCCGACATCGCTGCCAAAGCAATGGCTATTGTTTTAGAAAGAGCAGGTTTCTCTATAGATAAGGTAATTGAACAGCCTCATAAAACATCGAATCTTTTTTATAATACAAGATCAAATTTTTTTAAACAATTCCCCTCTTTAATAAAAAAAGAATTAGTACTAAATAAATAA
- a CDS encoding lysine N(6)-hydroxylase/L-ornithine N(5)-oxygenase family protein — MDTIKIIDYIGIGLALFNIGLAAFSEPLILKSVNV, encoded by the coding sequence ATGGACACTATTAAGATAATTGATTACATAGGTATTGGACTAGCGCTTTTTAATATTGGTTTGGCAGCTTTTAGTGAACCTCTTATTTTAAAAAGCGTAAATGTTTAA
- a CDS encoding MFS transporter encodes MFKKLLTTYVSSFKGLSKEVWCLSIAMFINRAGTMVIPFMSLYLTSHYKYSLTDVAWVLSSFGLGGVFGSYIGGILSDKKGFYPILLIGFITPGLFLIPLGYLTEFYMLCTGIFVIAMLAEFSKPAAFVAIFNYSNEENRTRSVSLLRLSIHLGLSLGPFLGGFLIVYTTYKSLFFIDGITCILSGIFVVLFLRKNEITAKLEKIKPKKDLKISKLFFSYMIVTFIMTFVYIQLLATLPLFYKQVYLFSEVVIGIIIGINGFLIFVFEMPLVHYLERKGIAKQQILKFSLVLFSASFVLLAMPSHIVFVIGSIILFSLAQSIGFPFLNTLVLNESSSETKGRDMGYFTISVAIGKLVGLNVGLQLVDYLGYAKTWVFMIILLVIAFVFVKNKNNELNKKSLKKGYQ; translated from the coding sequence ATGTTTAAGAAGTTACTAACTACTTATGTTTCTTCATTTAAAGGACTCTCTAAAGAAGTTTGGTGTTTATCGATAGCAATGTTCATTAACAGAGCAGGTACTATGGTTATTCCTTTTATGTCTTTGTATTTAACATCACATTATAAATATTCGTTAACAGATGTGGCTTGGGTATTATCTTCTTTTGGATTAGGAGGTGTATTTGGTTCTTACATTGGAGGTATTTTATCAGATAAAAAAGGATTTTATCCGATACTATTAATAGGTTTTATAACACCAGGTTTATTTTTAATTCCGTTAGGTTATCTAACGGAATTTTATATGCTTTGCACAGGTATCTTTGTCATCGCAATGCTAGCTGAGTTTTCAAAACCAGCTGCTTTTGTGGCTATTTTTAATTATAGTAATGAAGAAAATAGAACAAGATCAGTATCATTATTAAGGCTTTCTATTCATTTAGGTTTATCATTAGGGCCGTTCTTGGGTGGATTTTTAATCGTATATACTACATATAAAAGTCTTTTTTTTATTGATGGAATTACCTGCATATTATCGGGGATTTTTGTTGTTCTATTTTTGAGAAAAAATGAAATAACAGCCAAACTAGAGAAAATTAAACCTAAAAAAGATTTAAAAATATCAAAGCTATTTTTTAGTTATATGATAGTTACATTTATTATGACTTTTGTTTATATACAATTGTTAGCTACTTTACCATTGTTTTACAAGCAAGTATATTTGTTTTCTGAAGTTGTCATAGGAATTATTATAGGGATAAATGGTTTTTTAATTTTTGTTTTTGAAATGCCATTAGTTCATTATCTAGAAAGAAAAGGTATTGCAAAACAACAAATTTTAAAATTTAGTTTAGTGTTGTTTAGTGCCAGTTTTGTACTACTAGCAATGCCAAGTCACATTGTATTTGTAATAGGATCTATTATATTATTTTCATTAGCACAGTCTATTGGTTTTCCTTTTCTAAACACATTAGTACTTAATGAAAGTTCTTCTGAAACTAAAGGAAGAGATATGGGGTATTTTACTATTTCTGTAGCAATAGGTAAACTAGTTGGGTTAAATGTAGGTTTACAGTTAGTTGATTATTTAGGGTATGCAAAAACCTGGGTTTTCATGATTATTTTACTTGTTATAGCCTTTGTTTTTGTGAAAAATAAGAATAATGAACTTAATAAAAAATCTCTTAAAAAAGGATACCAATAA
- a CDS encoding geranylgeranyl reductase family protein: MKHYDVAIIGSGPSGASTAFHLAKNGISTVLIEKETLPRYKTCGGGFVYRGRKDLPFDISSVVEREFHTIDIYLGDKLHFKTEREDPTVTMIMRDSFDHLIVKKAKEFGVTLLEDHKLKKLHFSDDKITLETSQGELTAKFVIAADGALSPTAKMAGWKEDTRKLIPALEYEVEVPEEDFNRLKDEVRFDIDAIPYGYAWNFPKKNHLSVGVASARRTKINLKEYYNEYLKTIGITTILSESQHGFQIPVSPRTDGFVKNNVFLIGDAAGFADPITAEGISNAIYSGKLVADAIVEANLDSAKAEELYLEKLNEKLVPELETGLFLSKWFYEQKTLRNMVLKKYGQHFSEAMADVFHGKRSYPKDIKKSLANKIKSLVS; the protein is encoded by the coding sequence ATGAAACATTATGATGTGGCAATTATTGGTAGTGGACCTTCAGGGGCTTCAACTGCTTTTCATTTAGCCAAAAACGGAATATCAACTGTACTAATAGAAAAAGAAACTTTACCTCGTTATAAAACTTGTGGCGGTGGTTTTGTTTACAGAGGTCGTAAAGATTTACCTTTTGATATTTCTTCTGTTGTTGAAAGAGAGTTTCACACTATTGATATTTACTTAGGAGATAAACTACACTTTAAAACTGAAAGAGAAGATCCTACAGTTACTATGATTATGAGAGATTCTTTTGATCATTTAATCGTAAAAAAAGCAAAGGAATTTGGAGTTACCTTATTAGAGGATCACAAATTAAAAAAACTTCATTTTTCTGATGATAAAATTACCTTAGAAACTTCTCAAGGAGAACTTACAGCTAAATTTGTAATTGCAGCTGACGGTGCTTTAAGTCCTACCGCAAAAATGGCAGGATGGAAAGAAGACACTCGTAAACTAATACCTGCTTTAGAATATGAAGTAGAAGTACCTGAAGAAGATTTTAACCGTTTAAAAGACGAAGTTCGTTTTGATATTGATGCAATTCCTTATGGATATGCTTGGAACTTCCCTAAGAAAAATCACTTATCGGTTGGTGTTGCTTCTGCTCGTAGAACAAAAATAAATTTAAAAGAATATTATAACGAATATTTAAAAACAATAGGAATTACAACTATTCTTAGTGAATCACAACACGGTTTTCAAATACCTGTATCGCCAAGAACAGATGGTTTTGTAAAAAATAACGTCTTTTTAATTGGTGATGCAGCTGGATTTGCAGATCCTATTACTGCAGAAGGTATTTCGAATGCTATTTACAGTGGTAAATTAGTTGCAGATGCAATTGTTGAAGCTAATTTAGATAGTGCAAAAGCAGAAGAATTGTACTTAGAAAAACTAAATGAAAAATTAGTACCAGAATTAGAAACAGGGCTATTTTTATCTAAATGGTTTTACGAACAAAAAACGCTTCGTAACATGGTCTTAAAAAAA